A genomic segment from Candidatus Aenigmatarchaeota archaeon encodes:
- a CDS encoding DUF2341 domain-containing protein, producing the protein MKGIVFSLDLVLGISLMVLLLASNYYLFSPQPFYEETGMDQKSALARDFLEALATMRVNETTQSPTLNQLKGGGLTDDEMELSVLDFILTYWAYSNREGDYTKRDYAENITKELINATRCLERYNFSLSIGSDPVVGDYAGTQNSVVVSSLIENTYSSNSRHGYMARAYLNGIKTERSRYLYFGGFVGQGNISALLELPEYESVTGAELNVFSGANLSLYINSNFSGYFSINESAPNFTANIVSSGINISNFREGNNTLGILFNSTDYRYSYIGGGFLRVDYTTSAFYDEKPGLVEEYRFPGIEGLINVYDGVYLQGNVTEIHLHYYNEIPGSEVYLNFANATLYNSNASGESLIELNESNISEGLAGAGLNVQGLTGSTVPLRVGIRSLNYTRGQGFGDAVLITDVSGSMSTCDVYSNNSCDCDAPPPCYRNRINVAKDSDREFVSGMLGLNGNRVGLVSFDDALSGSISLTGDNQTLQSEIDTYVSGGGTCICCGIEKSTELLSQKYLSVDALPSGSIWKYTTSYPLLAPPEMDGRNWTDKDYNDSAWAEGPAALGFFNISWDYRRQLNLSNAAGALYSYPVRISINLSGDYSDGRVKQYCGDARFTYYNSTSGTETELPYLIESCNLSGSDNATFWVSVPYMAASSETTLYLYYGNPSASPGNNLSICPAGVQGGRCLLFYGGFEDSSAVGPTGFNTSVWSVDYGSDGDECRVHTDSADVRTGSWGGEMEEGDEGEVAISTRDGLLNLSGCTNCRLDFWIKLTTNWEDADRIYVDVYDGSWHYGELNLNGETYDTGNWHQFTLNLSEYDTSSPVRVRFDNEASDDNEEAHLDDVMIYHYALSEPYLGSIGSQEGTTAVLSSNVSTVLANNGGDYYFRKKFFIESTEMLINSSLYVFSDDAAEVYLNGNLIDNDTSEHNASYWNRVMPFDKSLFRLGWNVVSARVKNDDSSAALFDLRLETVVGRKRAMLVMSDGGANYECTPWQYSTYQGPVDAIQYSCNARDDNITVYSVAFGSDADTLTLKKIACWNCSANNWLPGENETNCSKYFQSNNEEELMEIYKRIADDIVNMSAQRQAVYVQGDWGFRNVLYNDSRMSINLTEESVFGEGEFLLTFEKNCTGGYCILNKSADVSLIDARVTSYSGDYWADLIQVSNSSGHVSTIYNLSTYGDFEVLGDPYSIKLPSDFFSDGANNITLYHGIENGNPQNQSKAYRVIYSIKVPGSVGYGGDEFVFNTSQEARDNATERLIQHIESKTGEEISSYEISTSLTIEGIRELSQIALVRFIMW; encoded by the coding sequence ATGAAGGGAATTGTGTTTTCGCTGGATTTAGTGCTGGGGATTTCACTTATGGTGCTTCTCCTGGCATCAAATTACTATCTTTTTTCGCCACAACCCTTTTATGAGGAAACCGGGATGGACCAGAAGTCTGCCCTTGCAAGAGATTTTCTGGAAGCTCTTGCAACGATGCGCGTCAATGAAACAACACAAAGCCCGACGCTTAACCAGCTCAAGGGAGGAGGGCTGACGGACGATGAGATGGAACTTTCTGTCCTGGACTTCATTTTGACCTACTGGGCTTACTCGAATCGGGAGGGTGATTACACTAAAAGGGATTATGCGGAAAATATAACAAAGGAACTGATAAACGCCACAAGGTGCCTGGAGCGATATAATTTTTCCCTTAGCATAGGCAGCGACCCGGTGGTTGGAGACTATGCCGGCACGCAAAATTCTGTTGTAGTTTCCTCCCTGATTGAAAATACCTACAGCTCAAACTCAAGGCATGGCTATATGGCAAGGGCTTACCTGAATGGGATAAAAACTGAGCGGTCAAGATATTTGTACTTTGGAGGGTTTGTGGGTCAGGGAAATATTTCGGCTCTTCTTGAGCTTCCGGAATATGAGTCTGTTACCGGGGCGGAGCTCAATGTTTTTTCCGGGGCAAACCTGTCTCTTTATATAAACAGTAATTTTTCGGGGTATTTTTCCATAAACGAAAGCGCCCCTAATTTTACCGCAAATATTGTTTCCTCCGGCATCAACATCTCCAACTTCCGGGAAGGTAACAATACCTTAGGGATTTTATTTAATTCCACGGATTACCGCTATTCATATATTGGAGGTGGATTTCTTCGTGTCGATTATACAACAAGTGCCTTTTACGATGAAAAGCCGGGTCTGGTTGAGGAATACAGATTTCCTGGAATAGAAGGGCTTATCAATGTTTATGATGGGGTGTATCTTCAGGGAAACGTCACCGAAATACACCTTCACTATTATAATGAAATCCCGGGTTCTGAGGTTTACCTTAATTTTGCCAATGCCACGCTTTACAACAGCAATGCTTCCGGGGAGTCATTAATTGAACTCAATGAATCGAACATTTCCGAAGGCCTTGCGGGGGCAGGGCTTAATGTGCAGGGTTTGACAGGAAGCACTGTGCCCTTGAGGGTGGGAATAAGGAGCCTTAATTATACCCGGGGTCAGGGTTTTGGAGATGCCGTGCTGATAACTGATGTTTCTGGCAGTATGAGCACGTGCGATGTTTACTCGAACAATTCCTGCGACTGCGATGCGCCTCCACCATGCTACCGAAACAGGATAAATGTTGCAAAGGATTCCGATCGGGAGTTTGTCAGTGGAATGCTGGGGCTTAATGGAAACAGGGTTGGGCTCGTCTCTTTCGATGATGCGCTTTCAGGATCCATATCTCTGACGGGGGACAACCAGACGCTTCAGAGCGAAATAGATACCTATGTTTCCGGTGGAGGAACTTGCATATGTTGTGGTATTGAAAAAAGTACAGAACTTCTTTCACAAAAATACCTTTCCGTTGACGCTTTGCCGAGCGGCTCGATATGGAAGTACACTACAAGCTATCCTCTTTTGGCCCCTCCGGAAATGGACGGAAGAAACTGGACCGACAAAGACTACAATGATTCCGCATGGGCGGAGGGTCCTGCTGCCCTTGGATTTTTTAACATAAGCTGGGACTACCGAAGGCAGCTTAACCTTTCAAATGCCGCCGGAGCCCTTTACAGCTATCCTGTCAGGATATCAATTAACCTTTCTGGAGATTACTCTGACGGCAGGGTAAAGCAGTACTGTGGGGATGCAAGGTTTACATATTATAATTCAACCTCCGGCACCGAAACTGAACTTCCCTACCTTATTGAAAGCTGCAACCTTTCTGGCAGCGACAATGCCACTTTTTGGGTCAGCGTGCCTTACATGGCTGCAAGCTCAGAAACAACACTTTACCTATACTATGGAAACCCCTCAGCATCCCCTGGAAATAACCTTTCAATTTGCCCCGCAGGTGTTCAGGGCGGAAGATGCCTGCTGTTTTATGGCGGCTTTGAGGATTCTTCTGCCGTCGGACCTACAGGGTTTAATACTTCTGTCTGGTCGGTGGATTATGGAAGCGATGGCGATGAGTGTAGAGTTCACACAGACTCGGCGGACGTGCGCACTGGCTCTTGGGGTGGGGAGATGGAGGAAGGCGACGAGGGAGAGGTTGCCATAAGCACTCGTGATGGGCTGCTGAACCTTTCGGGCTGCACTAACTGCCGTCTTGATTTTTGGATTAAGCTCACCACCAACTGGGAAGATGCTGACCGGATATATGTCGATGTTTATGATGGCTCCTGGCATTATGGAGAGCTGAATTTGAATGGAGAAACTTACGATACCGGAAACTGGCACCAATTTACACTCAATCTTTCTGAGTATGATACCTCTAGCCCAGTCAGGGTGAGGTTTGATAATGAAGCTAGCGATGATAACGAGGAAGCTCATCTGGATGATGTAATGATATATCACTATGCCCTCTCCGAGCCGTATCTTGGATCGATAGGCAGCCAGGAAGGGACAACTGCCGTATTAAGTTCGAATGTCTCCACAGTTTTGGCAAATAATGGTGGGGACTACTACTTCAGGAAAAAGTTCTTTATCGAAAGCACAGAAATGCTAATAAATTCTTCCCTATATGTTTTTTCTGACGATGCCGCTGAAGTTTACCTCAATGGAAACCTTATCGACAATGATACTTCAGAGCATAATGCCTCCTACTGGAACCGCGTTATGCCTTTTGATAAATCTCTTTTCCGGCTCGGCTGGAATGTGGTTTCTGCAAGGGTTAAAAATGACGACTCCTCTGCGGCTCTTTTTGACCTGCGCCTGGAAACTGTTGTCGGAAGAAAAAGGGCAATGCTTGTAATGAGTGATGGCGGTGCTAATTATGAGTGCACACCCTGGCAGTACAGCACTTATCAGGGTCCGGTGGATGCAATCCAATACTCCTGCAATGCGAGGGATGACAATATTACGGTATATTCTGTTGCTTTTGGCTCTGATGCAGACACACTAACACTCAAGAAAATCGCCTGCTGGAACTGCTCTGCAAATAATTGGCTTCCAGGGGAAAATGAGACCAACTGCTCGAAGTACTTCCAGAGCAACAATGAGGAGGAGCTTATGGAAATCTATAAGAGGATAGCTGATGATATTGTCAACATGTCTGCGCAGCGCCAGGCGGTTTACGTTCAGGGTGACTGGGGCTTTAGAAACGTGCTGTACAATGATTCGCGTATGAGCATAAACCTTACAGAGGAATCAGTTTTTGGAGAAGGTGAATTTTTGCTTACCTTTGAGAAAAACTGCACAGGCGGATACTGCATTCTTAACAAGTCTGCTGATGTTTCCCTGATTGACGCAAGAGTTACTTCTTATTCGGGTGATTATTGGGCCGACCTGATTCAGGTTTCAAACTCTTCAGGGCACGTTTCAACGATTTACAACTTGTCAACATATGGGGATTTTGAAGTTCTGGGAGACCCTTACAGCATAAAGCTTCCTTCGGATTTCTTTTCCGACGGAGCAAACAACATTACGCTTTATCACGGCATCGAGAACGGAAACCCTCAAAACCAGTCGAAGGCATACCGGGTCATATATTCCATAAAAGTTCCGGGTTCGGTGGGATATGGTGGGGATGAATTTGTGTTTAATACCTCACAGGAGGCAAGAGACAATGCAACTGAGCGGCTTATACAGCATATTGAATCAAAGACCGGAGAGGAAATCAGCAGCTATGAGATAAGCACTTCTCTTACAATAGAAGGCATAAGGGAACTTTCACAAATTGCTCTTGTGAGGTTTATTATGTGGTAA
- a CDS encoding 50S ribosomal protein L24e, which translates to MVNCFFCGKTVKKGIGILYVNNKGQNMHFCSSKCRKYSLMGRKKGKWAIEKE; encoded by the coding sequence ATGGTAAACTGCTTTTTTTGCGGCAAAACTGTGAAGAAGGGAATAGGCATACTGTATGTCAACAATAAAGGACAAAATATGCACTTTTGCTCATCCAAGTGCAGAAAGTACTCTCTTATGGGCAGGAAAAAAGGCAAGTGGGCAATTGAAAAAGAGTAG
- the rps28e gene encoding 30S ribosomal protein S28e (the function of S28E in the ribosome is unknown but the structure shows a variants OB-fold that is found in nucleic acid-binding proteins) has translation MADAAEVIKVLKRKGPKGISLVKCRIIEGTKQNKVLNRAVIGRVKEGDVIYLKETDMEVVGV, from the coding sequence ATGGCAGACGCAGCCGAAGTAATCAAGGTTCTCAAAAGGAAAGGCCCAAAAGGGATTTCGCTTGTAAAGTGCCGTATAATCGAAGGAACAAAGCAAAATAAGGTGCTTAACCGGGCGGTAATCGGTAGAGTCAAGGAGGGAGATGTAATTTACCTTAAGGAGACCGATATGGAGGTTGTGGGGGTATAA
- a CDS encoding helix-turn-helix domain-containing protein, which yields MEYLEELKKKIAGEIVLSENAGETIKKWRQLFRISQTELASKLEISPSVISDYESGRRKSPGTKLIHRVVESLMDIDSERGGKIIEEFTGIYKGNKFSSFVLAMKEFSRPVGIKEFLKEIDGEVCYPFLDENIYGYSLIDSEAAIIHFSPTDITTITSLINNHCLIFTNLSRGRSPLIAIRLANLRPGLVVLHGIEKVDDTALRTARIDKIPLAISYTSTKDRLLERLKAVDKLFG from the coding sequence ATGGAATACCTGGAGGAGCTTAAAAAGAAGATTGCAGGCGAAATCGTGCTGTCTGAGAATGCCGGCGAAACCATAAAAAAGTGGAGACAGCTCTTTAGAATCTCCCAGACGGAGCTTGCTTCAAAGCTTGAAATAAGCCCTTCAGTCATATCGGACTACGAGTCCGGGCGCAGGAAATCCCCCGGGACAAAGCTTATCCACAGGGTGGTAGAGTCTCTTATGGATATAGACTCTGAGCGTGGGGGAAAGATAATCGAGGAATTTACCGGAATCTACAAGGGGAACAAATTTAGCTCATTTGTGCTTGCCATGAAGGAGTTTTCGAGGCCAGTTGGCATAAAGGAGTTTTTAAAGGAAATTGACGGGGAGGTCTGCTACCCGTTTTTGGACGAGAATATCTATGGCTACTCGCTTATCGACAGTGAAGCGGCAATTATTCACTTCTCCCCGACAGATATTACTACAATAACCTCCCTTATCAACAACCACTGCCTGATTTTTACCAACCTTTCGAGGGGCAGGTCCCCGCTTATTGCCATACGGCTTGCAAACCTGAGGCCCGGCCTGGTGGTGCTTCACGGCATAGAGAAGGTTGACGACACAGCATTAAGGACCGCCAGGATAGACAAAATACCTCTTGCGATATCGTACACCTCCACAAAAGACCGGCTTTTGGAGCGGCTTAAGGCAGTTGATAAGCTATTTGGATAG
- a CDS encoding DUF3850 domain-containing protein — translation MRIEKKSWPDLFERALSGKKKFDLRLADFDCSPGDTLLLKEWGPRKKSYTRRVLEKKVAFVMNTKT, via the coding sequence ATGCGTATCGAAAAGAAATCCTGGCCCGACCTTTTCGAAAGAGCCCTAAGCGGCAAAAAAAAGTTTGACCTTCGTCTTGCAGATTTTGACTGCTCACCTGGCGACACACTCCTTCTCAAAGAATGGGGCCCAAGAAAAAAGAGTTACACTAGGAGAGTCCTGGAAAAGAAGGTGGCTTTTGTGATGAATACAAAAACCTGA
- the porA gene encoding pyruvate ferredoxin oxidoreductase → MRVPLTGAHAATEAIRQINPDVFAAYPITPQTPIIEKYSKFIADGVVSTEMVRVESEHSAMSACVGSSAAGARTFTASSSQGLALMFEILPIASSLRLPIVMQAVARALSGPINIHCDHSDIMACRDTGWIQIFSENAQEAYENTFLATKLAERVSLPAMVVQDGFVTSHSVEGVELLEDKVAAKFVGNYSPKFALLDLKHPVTLGPFALQDYYYEFKMQQEAAMSNAKKEYLKVGRELGLVTRKKYPYFEPYRLRDAKSVIVAAGSTAGVIKDVVDERRAKGEKVGLLKIKLFRPFPTKEIEQALRGKAVAVLDRSMSFGAKPPLYLDIKDACGKAASYIYGLGGRDIFSSDIHKVFDELKKKKLDGQVKYIGLRS, encoded by the coding sequence ATGAGAGTTCCCTTGACCGGAGCGCACGCGGCAACTGAGGCAATCCGGCAGATAAACCCTGATGTTTTTGCAGCTTATCCAATAACCCCTCAGACGCCGATAATAGAGAAATACTCGAAGTTTATCGCAGATGGTGTTGTCAGCACTGAAATGGTGAGGGTGGAGTCCGAGCACTCTGCGATGTCTGCCTGTGTAGGCAGTTCTGCGGCAGGGGCAAGAACATTTACTGCCTCAAGCTCGCAGGGTCTTGCGCTCATGTTTGAGATTTTGCCTATAGCTTCCTCACTTCGCCTTCCAATCGTGATGCAGGCCGTCGCAAGGGCCCTTTCAGGCCCTATCAACATACACTGTGACCATAGCGACATCATGGCCTGCCGTGACACCGGCTGGATACAGATTTTTTCCGAAAACGCCCAGGAGGCGTATGAAAATACCTTCCTTGCAACAAAGCTTGCGGAGAGAGTTTCACTTCCTGCGATGGTGGTGCAGGATGGGTTTGTAACCTCCCATTCGGTAGAGGGCGTCGAGCTTCTTGAAGACAAGGTGGCTGCAAAGTTTGTTGGAAATTATTCACCGAAATTTGCCCTGCTTGACCTGAAACATCCCGTAACTCTTGGGCCTTTTGCGCTTCAGGATTACTACTATGAATTCAAGATGCAGCAGGAGGCTGCGATGTCAAATGCGAAGAAGGAATACCTGAAAGTAGGGCGCGAGCTTGGTCTAGTTACGAGAAAAAAGTATCCTTATTTTGAGCCATACCGGCTAAGGGACGCAAAGTCCGTTATTGTCGCTGCCGGCTCGACGGCAGGAGTGATAAAGGATGTTGTTGACGAGCGGCGGGCAAAGGGCGAGAAAGTAGGGCTTTTGAAAATAAAGCTGTTCAGGCCGTTTCCGACAAAAGAAATCGAGCAGGCGCTCAGGGGAAAGGCAGTTGCTGTTCTGGACAGGAGCATGTCTTTTGGCGCAAAGCCGCCATTGTATCTCGACATAAAAGACGCCTGCGGAAAAGCAGCCAGTTATATTTACGGGCTTGGCGGAAGAGACATCTTCTCTTCCGACATCCACAAGGTATTTGACGAACTGAAGAAGAAAAAGCTGGATGGTCAGGTAAAGTATATAGGTCTTAGAAGCTGA
- a CDS encoding MBL fold metallo-hydrolase — MMLNFLGGCNEVGRAGFVASDRNSNLLLEYGVKLQPKIELPSVPTVKLDGVFISHAHLDHSGMAPLLYRLQNPKLYATSATMDLMHLLLEDYIKVGKLTRGFSEFTARDMDMMNRNFKRCSYNKQFRVGNLDCRIFPAYHIPGSASIHLRGAKSLLFTGDIAQSKTYLLGYHHINYPKTDCLMMETTYAAEDHPDREREEKRFIEKIKEYAGGIVLLPSFAVGRAQELLLMLHANGIKQDIYLDGMAQKAADIILYHKNELRDAHELKEAMKKAHFVKTKKQRAAICKKGGIVLTTSGMLSGGPICYYLRKVRDDSDACLLLTGYQAENTPGYGVLKTGYFENEEDGRYKVNLEVMKYDFSGHAGRSELFGLIKNVKPKTVVCVHGEHTKRFSEEVRDRFHIEAFAPRNGDVLEV, encoded by the coding sequence ATGATGCTTAATTTTCTTGGAGGGTGCAATGAAGTGGGGAGAGCCGGCTTTGTGGCAAGTGACAGGAATTCGAATCTTCTTCTTGAGTATGGGGTAAAGCTTCAGCCAAAAATAGAGCTCCCTTCAGTTCCTACCGTAAAGCTCGACGGCGTTTTTATTTCACACGCTCACCTTGACCATAGCGGAATGGCGCCGCTTCTTTACCGGCTCCAGAACCCAAAGCTCTATGCAACTTCCGCAACGATGGACCTTATGCATCTCCTTCTTGAAGACTACATAAAGGTCGGAAAGCTTACGAGGGGCTTTTCCGAGTTTACTGCCCGCGACATGGACATGATGAACCGAAATTTCAAGCGGTGCTCTTACAATAAGCAGTTTCGTGTCGGAAACCTCGACTGCAGGATTTTTCCGGCGTACCACATCCCAGGAAGCGCTTCGATTCATTTAAGAGGCGCAAAGTCGCTTCTTTTCACAGGCGATATTGCTCAGTCCAAGACCTACCTTCTGGGCTACCACCACATAAACTATCCAAAGACCGACTGCCTTATGATGGAAACAACTTATGCCGCTGAAGACCATCCGGACAGGGAAAGAGAAGAGAAGAGGTTCATTGAGAAAATAAAGGAATATGCCGGAGGCATAGTCCTTCTTCCAAGCTTTGCTGTCGGAAGGGCGCAGGAGCTTCTTCTGATGCTCCACGCAAACGGGATAAAGCAGGACATTTATCTTGACGGCATGGCGCAAAAAGCGGCGGACATAATACTCTACCACAAAAATGAGCTTAGGGATGCGCATGAGCTTAAGGAAGCGATGAAGAAAGCGCACTTTGTGAAGACAAAGAAGCAGAGAGCCGCCATATGCAAGAAGGGTGGGATTGTACTGACGACTTCAGGCATGCTTAGCGGAGGACCAATATGCTATTACCTCAGGAAAGTGCGGGACGATTCCGATGCTTGCCTTCTTCTTACTGGCTACCAGGCGGAAAACACTCCCGGTTATGGCGTGCTTAAGACGGGCTACTTTGAAAATGAGGAGGATGGCCGGTACAAGGTGAATCTTGAGGTGATGAAATACGATTTTAGCGGCCATGCCGGAAGAAGCGAACTCTTTGGCCTGATTAAAAATGTAAAGCCGAAAACGGTCGTGTGCGTTCATGGAGAGCATACCAAGAGATTCTCTGAGGAAGTCCGCGACAGGTTTCACATTGAGGCATTTGCACCCAGGAATGGAGACGTACTTGAGGTTTAG
- a CDS encoding DUF853 family protein — protein MPKVLLGKNIIDKPVNWEIEKEKNPHLLVLGTSGCGKTETLKAIIHDLNAAKVPSLIIDFHSEFSGVGDKVLNMRDSGMNPLEFSEHETPESVVYEVSGIIKKIFGLGEIQQSIIRQALKNSYLEMGIDVRREGPAESYPTFSDVKQHIYQLETPSTKRNIESLMSRIDPLFELELFQSSNQIAFSDLLNGTTVVDLKNFPTEEIKSVIAEFFLAKLSYYIYSLEKSKQMKLYVVVDEAHRLMYEGSPLDRFLRESRKYGVGVILASQRPTDFNETVLANAGVLLSFQCTLEKDAVFVGKQLGLDSKKVRNLIEPGIGYVKFSRSDKAERVHITRLQDRMTEEEKAKMKEQAKYSGKKTEKREPQKVVPRVKPEDLLIENDSLGKDGPDEEEVTAERKEPVYDEREEEPQEDALGAEEALAENEDESEDKGREETSDDEAPKKERKRHPDDSGGEKTREELEEEYRKKEIEEELERKKSEAVESDERREKHVHHETHRQSESGGDFSLSKLFFFDNESIGIRPVVRAAFITLMFIAGFWLLIMLNMNCWLFFCLAVLWTPLTAELFRVEGHSKIIFDIFRLIFTLVLVYLFVVF, from the coding sequence ATGCCAAAAGTTCTTCTGGGAAAGAACATTATCGACAAGCCCGTCAATTGGGAGATTGAAAAGGAAAAAAACCCGCATCTGCTCGTTTTGGGGACTTCCGGGTGCGGAAAGACGGAAACCCTGAAGGCGATAATACATGACCTTAACGCCGCAAAGGTGCCTTCACTTATAATTGATTTTCACAGCGAGTTTTCCGGGGTCGGGGATAAAGTCCTGAATATGAGGGACTCAGGAATGAACCCTCTTGAGTTTTCAGAGCATGAAACTCCTGAGTCGGTAGTTTATGAGGTTTCAGGAATCATAAAGAAGATATTCGGGCTTGGCGAGATACAGCAGTCAATAATCAGGCAGGCGCTGAAAAACAGCTACCTTGAAATGGGAATTGATGTTCGAAGGGAAGGCCCCGCGGAAAGCTATCCTACCTTTTCAGATGTAAAACAGCATATATACCAGCTTGAAACTCCATCAACAAAGAGAAACATAGAGTCTCTCATGAGTAGAATTGACCCTCTTTTTGAGCTTGAGCTTTTCCAGAGCAGCAACCAGATTGCTTTTTCAGACCTCCTGAACGGGACGACTGTAGTTGACCTGAAGAACTTTCCGACCGAAGAGATAAAGTCGGTTATCGCGGAGTTTTTCCTTGCAAAGCTATCTTATTATATCTACTCGCTTGAAAAGTCAAAGCAGATGAAGCTTTATGTTGTTGTAGATGAGGCGCACCGCCTTATGTATGAGGGCTCTCCTCTGGACCGTTTTTTGAGGGAGTCCAGAAAGTATGGCGTTGGAGTGATTCTTGCTTCGCAGCGGCCCACAGACTTTAACGAAACAGTTCTCGCCAATGCGGGCGTGTTATTAAGCTTTCAGTGCACACTGGAGAAGGATGCAGTTTTTGTGGGAAAGCAACTGGGCCTTGACTCAAAGAAGGTAAGAAACTTGATTGAGCCAGGAATTGGTTATGTCAAGTTCTCGCGGTCCGATAAGGCCGAGCGGGTCCATATAACCCGGCTTCAGGACAGGATGACCGAAGAGGAAAAAGCGAAAATGAAGGAGCAGGCGAAATATTCCGGCAAAAAAACCGAGAAGCGCGAGCCACAAAAAGTGGTTCCCCGGGTTAAGCCAGAAGACCTCTTAATTGAAAACGATTCTCTGGGAAAAGATGGTCCTGATGAGGAAGAGGTTACTGCTGAGAGAAAGGAGCCGGTTTATGACGAGCGGGAGGAAGAGCCGCAGGAAGATGCCCTGGGCGCAGAGGAAGCCTTGGCGGAGAATGAAGATGAATCCGAAGACAAGGGGCGGGAGGAGACTTCAGATGATGAAGCGCCGAAAAAAGAAAGAAAAAGGCATCCTGATGACAGTGGCGGCGAAAAAACAAGGGAGGAGCTCGAAGAAGAATACCGAAAGAAGGAAATCGAGGAGGAACTTGAGCGCAAAAAAAGCGAAGCGGTGGAATCAGATGAACGCCGGGAAAAGCATGTACACCACGAGACGCACAGGCAATCAGAATCCGGGGGCGATTTTTCACTTTCAAAGCTATTCTTTTTCGACAACGAATCGATCGGAATCCGCCCAGTTGTAAGGGCTGCCTTTATCACGCTCATGTTTATTGCGGGTTTTTGGCTTCTGATTATGCTTAACATGAACTGCTGGCTGTTCTTCTGCCTTGCTGTTTTGTGGACTCCCCTTACTGCTGAGCTTTTCAGGGTGGAGGGACACTCGAAGATAATTTTTGACATTTTCCGGCTTATTTTTACCCTGGTGCTGGTTTACCTTTTTGTAGTCTTTTAG
- the pscS gene encoding O-phospho-L-seryl-tRNA:Cys-tRNA synthase — MDLARERPEINLNPIQRGGILTPEAKQALVEWGDGYSVCDFCGGRLDMVQKPNIQEFIYKDLPEFLGCDVARTTNGAREAMFAIMHTLKDNGEYVLVDGNAHYTTLVSAELSGLDVKMVDSSGSPEHKIDVENYVKFLQEEKPALVVLTYPDGSYGNLPDAAKLAKICSDFKVPFAINGAYSVGRMPLSMTELGADFIIGSGHKSMAASGPIGVLGTTKEWSEKLFRISALAKNKEVEILGCSSRGATLMTLIASFPAVKERIKRWDEEIEKARRFSREMEKLGMVQLGEKPHNHDLLNFETNPFFRISEKHKKRGFFLHSALKDRGIGGIKPGRTKSMKLSTYLLTDAEIDRVVNAFREIIEENKGLLE, encoded by the coding sequence ATGGACCTTGCACGCGAACGCCCTGAAATCAACCTTAACCCTATCCAGAGAGGAGGAATTCTGACGCCTGAAGCAAAACAGGCCCTGGTCGAATGGGGGGACGGCTACTCGGTATGCGACTTCTGCGGCGGGCGGCTCGATATGGTGCAAAAGCCAAACATTCAGGAGTTCATCTACAAAGACCTCCCGGAATTTTTGGGCTGCGACGTTGCAAGGACAACGAACGGGGCAAGAGAAGCGATGTTCGCCATTATGCACACCCTGAAAGACAACGGGGAATACGTGCTCGTGGACGGAAATGCCCACTACACGACGCTCGTTTCAGCCGAGCTTTCGGGGCTTGACGTAAAAATGGTCGACTCCTCGGGAAGCCCGGAACACAAAATCGACGTCGAAAATTACGTAAAGTTCTTGCAGGAGGAAAAGCCCGCGCTTGTTGTCCTCACTTACCCTGACGGGTCTTATGGAAACCTGCCTGACGCCGCAAAGCTTGCAAAAATCTGCTCGGACTTCAAAGTGCCCTTTGCAATCAACGGCGCGTACTCTGTAGGAAGGATGCCGCTATCCATGACTGAATTAGGCGCTGACTTCATAATTGGCTCAGGCCACAAGTCCATGGCTGCAAGCGGGCCCATCGGGGTCCTGGGAACCACAAAGGAATGGTCTGAAAAGCTGTTTCGTATAAGCGCGCTTGCCAAAAACAAGGAAGTAGAGATTCTTGGCTGCTCTTCAAGGGGCGCAACGCTGATGACACTTATTGCCTCCTTTCCTGCTGTTAAAGAGAGAATAAAACGATGGGATGAGGAGATTGAAAAGGCAAGAAGGTTTTCAAGGGAAATGGAAAAGCTTGGGATGGTTCAGCTCGGCGAAAAGCCGCACAATCACGACCTTCTGAATTTTGAAACAAATCCATTCTTCAGGATTTCCGAAAAGCACAAGAAAAGGGGCTTTTTCCTCCACTCGGCATTAAAAGACCGGGGCATCGGCGGAATAAAGCCCGGAAGGACAAAGTCTATGAAACTCTCAACTTACCTCCTGACCGACGCTGAAATCGACAGAGTAGTAAACGCCTTCAGGGAGATAATTGAGGAAAATAAAGGGCTTCTGGAGTAA